A window of the Candidatus Bathyarchaeia archaeon genome harbors these coding sequences:
- a CDS encoding type II secretion system F family protein, giving the protein MPLLNSLEGWSYRLFGNIAPKFLSTIFEFKGNLKRAGMKIYPETYVTLMFLSAVLTIPVTVAALILLYLFKFVFLVFLVPMPLFIMIVFMITPSMKAGERASSLEREIPFASAYITVMATGGISPYMSIKRLCNVHLMPAMRREAREIMRDVEIFGVDPLSALEDSAKNHPLDTYRDFMAGYASTVITGGDISHFLEAKTHDIFKHRSLRIKAAAERLGTLLESFVIVMVLMSLCFYILFSVDAIYSTGVGMYSTMILYTYVFAPMLSLVFIYLAHDMQPKSPITEYRPYKVAAISSAVAAVLFLSLTGFGGFIQIPVFDAIKSIVDLPTALAVCLFIATMPAAIVHTRLAKKKSEVEKGIASFLRDLTEIRKTGMAPEKCIENLSRRNYGEFTNDLERISSQLSWGIPLRQVFMDFIKRTKSWLSQLVIFLLVEGIDVGGGTIAMIESLTRFNNMTQEVEREKKSNSRPFLLIPYFAAIMLVSTTLLTLIFVTKTSSMATEGVGGSRIDISGLSMTFSVSVMIHVFMIGLVAGKISEESIAAGFKHSALLVILTLVASVIVPKMVTF; this is encoded by the coding sequence TTGCCACTTCTCAATAGCCTAGAAGGCTGGTCATACCGCCTCTTCGGCAACATCGCTCCAAAATTCTTGAGCACCATCTTCGAGTTCAAGGGCAATCTCAAAAGAGCAGGAATGAAAATCTATCCGGAAACCTACGTCACATTGATGTTTCTCTCAGCAGTTCTGACAATACCAGTGACAGTGGCAGCTCTGATCCTGCTTTATCTCTTCAAGTTTGTTTTCCTTGTCTTCTTGGTTCCTATGCCATTATTCATTATGATAGTGTTCATGATCACGCCTTCAATGAAAGCAGGCGAGAGAGCGAGTTCGCTAGAACGGGAAATACCTTTCGCGTCAGCGTACATTACTGTCATGGCAACGGGCGGCATATCGCCTTACATGAGCATCAAGCGATTGTGTAATGTTCATCTGATGCCTGCTATGAGACGTGAAGCTAGAGAGATCATGCGTGATGTTGAAATCTTTGGCGTTGACCCTCTCTCTGCTCTCGAAGACTCGGCCAAGAACCATCCGTTGGACACATACCGAGATTTCATGGCGGGTTACGCCTCCACAGTCATAACTGGGGGAGACATCAGTCACTTTCTCGAAGCCAAGACGCATGACATCTTCAAGCACAGATCTCTGAGAATCAAGGCTGCAGCGGAACGCCTAGGTACATTGCTTGAGTCTTTCGTCATTGTCATGGTTCTGATGTCGCTGTGCTTCTATATCCTGTTCAGCGTTGATGCAATTTACAGCACGGGCGTAGGGATGTACTCGACCATGATCTTGTACACATATGTGTTCGCGCCTATGCTCTCTCTTGTGTTTATATACTTGGCTCACGACATGCAACCGAAAAGCCCCATAACCGAATACCGACCATACAAAGTTGCTGCTATATCATCTGCAGTTGCTGCAGTGCTCTTTCTTTCGCTCACAGGTTTCGGCGGCTTCATTCAGATTCCAGTTTTCGATGCAATTAAAAGCATTGTTGATCTGCCCACTGCTCTTGCAGTCTGTTTGTTCATAGCTACAATGCCTGCTGCAATTGTGCACACTCGACTAGCCAAGAAGAAGTCAGAAGTTGAAAAAGGGATTGCCAGCTTTCTCAGAGACCTAACCGAAATCAGAAAAACAGGTATGGCGCCTGAGAAATGCATTGAGAATCTGTCTAGAAGGAATTACGGTGAGTTCACCAATGATTTGGAGAGAATTTCATCGCAGCTTTCTTGGGGTATACCGTTGAGGCAGGTGTTTATGGATTTCATCAAGCGGACTAAGAGCTGGCTTTCTCAGCTAGTCATATTCCTGCTGGTTGAAGGAATCGATGTGGGCGGTGGAACTATCGCGATGATTGAATCGTTGACCCGTTTCAACAACATGACGCAGGAAGTTGAGAGGGAGAAGAAGAGCAACTCTCGACCATTCCTCTTGATCCCATACTTCGCTGCTATTATGCTAGTGTCGACAACTCTCTTGACACTCATATTCGTGACCAAGACCTCAAGCATGGCCACTGAAGGCGTTGGCGGATCACGCATTGACATATCAGGCCTTTCAATGACTTTCAGCGTGTCTGTGATGATTCATGTTTTCATGATTGGCTTGGTAGCAGGCAAAATCAGTGAGGAATCGATTGCAGCGGGCTTCAAGCACTCAGCTTTGCTCGTGATACTCACGTTGGTGGCGTCAGTTATCGTTCCCAAGATGGTGACTTTTTGA
- a CDS encoding ATPase, T2SS/T4P/T4SS family, protein MVHLKLSGIKIGLGKKPKVDAIPPAPPLSIPRGYNVVERTSLYEPFAHAVIVQNPATGEYKYILDELQLDTFEREIYNKILEVLLAEIKSPREEIKNPREFFDNEAKKIVDKYRISLGWLPDVSWSKIIYHAERDLVGFSHIDALMHDPNIEDISCDGVTKPVYIWHRKFESLETNMSFKDDEELDNLIVKLVHMSGKHVSSAFPIVDASLPGKHRLAVCYRREVTPFGTTFTIRKFREDPYSIIDMINLGTLSEEVAAYFWMALENRASVMVLGGTGAGKTTALNALACLIRPGSKILTIEETAELNLSHENWVAFIARQSYGLGENHSGEVSLFDLVKAAMRHRPDYLVVGEVRGSEAYVLFQALATGHGGMCTMHAESVNSAVKRLTSKPMDIAPAYISLMNVIAVVQRVHLPKGGEMRAYRRLTAVEEIADYEKYKKAYNWSPADDDFASSIDKGVLIPTIAKKSGKTEQEVLDELEKRKNVLKWMRAHKIRSYRDVAAIISEYYARPDEFYQKRVEAFATSQ, encoded by the coding sequence ATGGTACACCTCAAACTCTCAGGGATAAAGATAGGTCTAGGTAAGAAGCCAAAGGTTGACGCAATTCCTCCCGCGCCGCCATTGTCCATTCCACGCGGTTATAATGTTGTTGAAAGAACTAGCCTGTATGAACCGTTCGCTCATGCGGTTATCGTGCAGAACCCCGCGACAGGCGAGTACAAGTACATTCTAGACGAGTTGCAATTGGACACTTTTGAACGAGAAATCTACAACAAGATATTGGAAGTTCTGCTCGCTGAGATCAAGTCGCCACGGGAAGAAATAAAGAATCCAAGAGAGTTCTTCGACAATGAAGCTAAGAAGATAGTGGACAAGTACCGCATCAGCTTGGGATGGCTACCGGACGTATCATGGTCAAAGATCATTTACCATGCTGAGCGTGATTTGGTCGGCTTCAGCCATATTGATGCTCTCATGCATGACCCCAACATTGAGGATATTTCCTGTGACGGTGTTACCAAACCAGTTTATATTTGGCATAGAAAGTTCGAAAGCCTTGAAACCAACATGTCTTTCAAAGACGATGAAGAACTTGACAACCTAATCGTCAAACTAGTTCACATGTCCGGCAAGCATGTAAGCTCAGCTTTCCCCATTGTCGACGCTTCACTGCCAGGTAAACACAGGCTCGCAGTCTGCTATAGACGAGAAGTAACGCCTTTCGGTACAACGTTTACCATCAGGAAGTTCAGGGAAGATCCATATTCAATCATCGACATGATCAATTTGGGCACACTTTCAGAAGAAGTGGCAGCATACTTCTGGATGGCCCTTGAGAACAGAGCATCAGTCATGGTGCTGGGCGGAACGGGTGCCGGCAAAACCACTGCCCTAAATGCTTTGGCTTGTCTAATTCGTCCAGGCAGCAAGATTCTGACTATCGAGGAGACAGCTGAGCTTAATCTGTCGCATGAGAACTGGGTTGCCTTCATAGCCCGTCAAAGCTACGGTCTCGGCGAGAACCACAGCGGCGAAGTTTCATTGTTCGACTTAGTCAAAGCAGCTATGAGACATCGTCCAGACTATCTTGTCGTAGGAGAGGTTCGAGGTAGCGAAGCTTACGTGTTGTTCCAAGCTCTGGCGACAGGTCACGGTGGCATGTGTACCATGCACGCTGAAAGTGTTAATTCAGCGGTTAAACGGTTGACTTCGAAACCAATGGATATTGCTCCTGCCTACATATCCTTGATGAACGTTATTGCTGTGGTTCAGCGAGTGCATTTGCCAAAGGGTGGTGAAATGAGAGCTTATCGACGCCTGACCGCGGTTGAGGAAATAGCGGACTATGAAAAGTACAAGAAAGCTTACAACTGGAGTCCAGCTGATGACGACTTTGCTTCCTCGATCGATAAGGGCGTGCTTATTCCTACGATAGCGAAGAAAAGTGGCAAGACCGAGCAGGAGGTCTTAGATGAGCTTGAGAAACGGAAGAATGTCCTCAAGTGGATGCGTGCGCATAAGATACGAAGTTACCGTGACGTAGCAGCCATCATCTCCGAGTATTATGCAAGACCAGATGAATTCTACCAGAAGAGGGTGGAAGCATTTGCCACTTCTCAATAG
- a CDS encoding metalloregulator ArsR/SmtB family transcription factor, translated as MKQSLAETCYRFFSVLANPTRLAILENLRRGPMNVKQVADALKQEQSMISHNLKPLVECRFVFVERKWKERIYSINRETMEPVFKAFNFHAEKYCPTKGRCLKNPRKRSRAKLIYVRHE; from the coding sequence TTGAAACAAAGTCTAGCCGAGACTTGCTATAGGTTCTTCTCGGTTCTAGCCAATCCTACGCGATTAGCCATCCTTGAAAACTTGCGCAGAGGTCCCATGAACGTCAAACAGGTTGCGGATGCGCTGAAACAGGAGCAGAGCATGATCTCGCATAACTTGAAACCATTAGTGGAGTGTCGATTTGTATTTGTTGAAAGGAAATGGAAAGAACGAATCTACTCAATCAACAGGGAAACAATGGAGCCGGTGTTTAAAGCTTTCAATTTTCATGCAGAGAAATACTGCCCAACGAAGGGCAGATGCCTCAAGAACCCTAGGAAGCGGTCTAGGGCAAAACTAATCTATGTAAGACATGAATGA